The Stieleria maiorica genome includes the window AATTCCACCGATTTTTCCACCCATTTGTCGGCCAGGTCTTCGTCACGGAAACGCGCCGCATGTCCGCCGGTATAGAAACCGATTCGGCTGATTCCGTTGTGAATCGTCGAGTTGTGTCCGTGCGACCAATCCATCTTCAGCGTCTCGCGATGCGTCAGCCCGGTGGGATGGTCGGGGCTGGGCTTTTTGTTTCCCACCCACAGAGGGTCGGCCGGATCGAGGTTTGGCACACGGTGATCATGTACGTAAACCTGTGGCACGCGATCGTTGGTGGTCGGCAACAGGAAACAAGTGTCAAATCCGATTTCCAGCGGACCCGGCTTCAAGTCACCATTCCAGTCGGGGCCGTCTTCGCCACCGAGTCCGAGATGCCATTTTCCGATCACCGCGGTCGTGTATCCGGCCCGCTGCAACAACGACGCGACCGTGTCGGTCCCCGGCTTGATGATCGCCGGTGCGTTGGGCGGCGCGATCCCCGTCCGTTCGCCCCGAAACGCATACGTTCCCGTCAACAACGAATAGCGCGTCGGGGTGCAGGTCGACGCGGAACAATAACCGTTGGTGAACCGAACCCCTTCTTCACTAAGCCGGTCAATGTTCGGCGTCTTCAGCGACGTTGCACCGTAGCACGACACATCGCCGTAGCCGAGGTCGTCCGCCATGATGACGATCACGTTCGGCTTTTCCGCCGTGGCCGTATCAAGGAATCCCAGCGGGACGGCGAGCAACAACAGGATGACGAACGGCGGTGACGGCAAGGGTTTCATTCTGGCACTTGGGGAAGGGATGTCGGGAACGCGTGTGATCTCGAAGCGCTGAAACAGTTTACCCAATGGGAAACGTGGTTGTAGCACGACGCCGCAAAATCCCCTCCACTGCGATGTGAAACTCAGCTCGCATCTCGGCGCGTCTGGCGCTGCCGCCACTGAGACTGGCCGATCCCGTGCATCTTGCCGTCGTCACCCTCGCTGGCAGTGACTCCCAAGACGAGATCAAAGTCCACACTCAATTCGCCGATCGTTGAGTCCTTCAGCGGGACAAAATCACGCAAGACCGTTTCACGAGCCTTGGCATCGATGCCTTGCAGCAACCGGTCGCGCGTATTTCCCGGATGCCCCTTGACGTAAAGCTGGGTGGTCAACGTCCGTTTGCCACCCTGACTGATGGCAAAGTGGATGTGGGGGGTGCGGCCGGGGTACGGAACGGGCTTGATCGTGCGAAAATAGTAGTGGCCTTTGGAATCGGTCAGAAACCGTCCATACCCTTGGAAGTTCGTGTCCTGGTTCGCGCGATTCGTCTGATCGTCGGTATGCAGATAGACGGCATTGTTGTCGACCTGCCAGATTTCGACAAAGGCATTGCGAACCGGGTTGCCATTGGGATCTAAAACGCGCCCGGACAGGTGGGTGATTTCCCCCACGGCCGGCGTGATCGAATCGTTGATCACCAGCAAGTCGTTGTCGGTGTCCAAGGGCATTTTGTTCGGATAAAACGGCCCTTCGGTTTGGGGCGGCGTTTGAAGCAATTCCGCGAACACCCCTGGCGTGGCCAGCGCGGTGGCTCCGAGGGCCATTCCGCTGGAAAGGATTCCACGCCGGTTCAACATTGCCGTGTTTCGATTCATGACAGGTCCCCAATTCTCCTGAGTGCGGTCTTGCGATCAATTCGCGCGGGATGATGACGTAACCATGAAACGCCCTCGGCCGTGCGAGGTTTCGTCAAAACTGTGACATTCGGCCAAGCCTTCTTTATACAGCGCCGGTCACCTTCCCCACTACGACGGCTCGGGCAATCCACACAGGTTTCGGAGCAGCCGCAGCATCGCCGCGATACTGGTCGTCTCGGCCGTTTCCGACGCCGTGTGGTAGGATGTGGTGGGCAACTGCAGCGTCGTCCCGCGGACCATCCCGTCGGTTGCCGTGATGATGCGGCCCAATTCGGTGCGACCGATCGAGAGCGGTTTATCGCGATCCAAGTTCAACAATTCGACATAGCGATCTTTGAACCGGTGTCGGATCCTCAACCGTTCGCAAAGACCGAGCAGTTGATCGGTCAACGTTTCGTCGAATGTCGCCATCGAGTCCCGATTACGCAACACCACCTCTTGCTTGGCGACTTCGTCCAACGTCGAAAAAGGACTCGTGTCCAAAACGACCAAACGGTCCGTCTGGATGTCGTGACGCTGAAACCACTCGACGGCAAATCGCCAACTACGGCCGGCCTCTTCGCCCGCAGTAAACAACGCCGTGCCTTGAAACCCACTTCGAATCAAATCGATCAACATGGCGACGCTGACCACGTTGTCCAGTTGTGCCGAAACCAGATTCTGATCGACTCGCAATCGATCGAGAAAAGAAACGGGGAAGCCGGGTTGCAGGAACTCCAGGCCGTCGAGTTCAAAGATCAGGTTTCTGCGCCGCGGGCAAACGTACGAACGCGTGATCTGGCCTTGGCCGCAATAGGAACCGGCATAGGGTGTGTGGGCCTGAACTCGCTGGCCATCAAACCGCCCGGCGATCAGTTCCATAAACTGCTCGGAGACCGAATCGCCCGTCAACTCGCCGCGATTGCCGGCGATGAATGCTGCATACTGAAACTCGTTCGGTCCGGTACAAAGCAGTCCGTGGCGGTCGACGTGGGCGGAAAGGTACACGCTGTCCGGATCGGAACCTTGAGCGACCAGCAAACCGTGGTAGCGATCCACCTTGACCGGATACTCCTCCAACTCCCGTCGCAGCACACGAAAGAAGGCATCTTCCACGCCCACGACCGAAGGTTCTCTGACCAGGGCTCGAAGGAGATGCAGGAACTCATCAATGTTGGATGCCTTTCTCATTTGTTGTTCATCTTTTAAGTCGCGTCATTCCCGATCTGATCGGGCAGACTGGCCAGAACCGGAGTATCCAGGGATGCCGATCCGGGCCGAACGGCCACCGTTCGCACGCCCATTTCATCCGAATCCACGATCAGATGCGGCACCCGCAGCAACAGTGGCAGGGCAAACAGTCGCCCGAGCGATGAGAGCGCGAACAGGATCAGGTACCCGTTAAAACTCATTTCAAAGTGGAACAATAGCGCACCGCCGACGAGCGCCCCCGATACCCACGCGGCGGTGTTGAGCAGATTATAGATCGTCAACACACTCGTCCGTTCTTCTTCCGCGATCGATTCAAAGAACAGCAAGAAAAACGCCAGTTCGTAGGACGCCCAAAAAACACCACTGAGCGCCTGGGCCGCGGCCAGCCACGCGTAGTTTTGCGACACCACCCACAGCACGCTGATCGGGACGATCCCCAGACTGCCGATCCAAAGCAGGGTTTTGGCGCCGAGCTTGTTGGCCACGCGTCCCCAAAACGAAAGCGAGATGACTTTCGCCAGGAACGCGATCGAAAACAACCCCGATAACTCGCCATAAGAGAACTCGAGTTTGGTCAACATGAACGGCGTGAAAAACGGACCGGACATTTGCACCGCCGCCTGAACGGCGAACAGATAAACCAACAACTTTCCACCGCTGCTGGCACGCAAATGATGAAAGACGCGTTTCCAGGGGATCGCACGCATCCCCGGCGGCAACGGCACCGGTTCACTTTGCTTGATCAACATCCAAGTCGAAAGCAAACGACAAAGCCCGGCGACGCCGAACAGAATCGCAAAGGCCACCAGCCCCAGTTCCAACGCCGTGAATGATTGCAACAAGACACCGCCGATCAGAAAGCCCGCGAACACACAGGCTTGGGAAACGCGAGTGCGATGGGCAAAATAGCGGGCGCGTATCGGGCGGGGGACGATTGTCCCGATCCAGGTATTCCAAGCCGGCCCGGTGGCCAGCCCCGTCCCCCAGTAAATCGACGCCACCAACAGCAGCGTCACCGCGTCAATCGAACCGAGGAGCGCCGCGATCAACAGCGGGATGAAGGTTGCCGCCTGCAGAAACGCACACAGAACCACCCAACGTTTGTGTGACTTCAGAACGCGAATCGCGGTCGGCGACGTCAGTTGCATCAGCCCGCCGGCGATCAACGGTACGCTGCTGACCATCCCCGCCGCCATCTCGCCCAACCCGACCGCCAGCGCGAATGCCGCGATGTAGGTTTCACCAAAGCCCACCATGCCGCCAAATGCCGCGCCATCGATCATGC containing:
- a CDS encoding dioxygenase family protein, which produces MNRNTAMLNRRGILSSGMALGATALATPGVFAELLQTPPQTEGPFYPNKMPLDTDNDLLVINDSITPAVGEITHLSGRVLDPNGNPVRNAFVEIWQVDNNAVYLHTDDQTNRANQDTNFQGYGRFLTDSKGHYYFRTIKPVPYPGRTPHIHFAISQGGKRTLTTQLYVKGHPGNTRDRLLQGIDAKARETVLRDFVPLKDSTIGELSVDFDLVLGVTASEGDDGKMHGIGQSQWRQRQTRRDAS
- a CDS encoding MFS transporter translates to MAVTIDDLNRFAITENRLNAQLENGTLQGHRLRGDLSASMIDGAAFGGMVGFGETYIAAFALAVGLGEMAAGMVSSVPLIAGGLMQLTSPTAIRVLKSHKRWVVLCAFLQAATFIPLLIAALLGSIDAVTLLLVASIYWGTGLATGPAWNTWIGTIVPRPIRARYFAHRTRVSQACVFAGFLIGGVLLQSFTALELGLVAFAILFGVAGLCRLLSTWMLIKQSEPVPLPPGMRAIPWKRVFHHLRASSGGKLLVYLFAVQAAVQMSGPFFTPFMLTKLEFSYGELSGLFSIAFLAKVISLSFWGRVANKLGAKTLLWIGSLGIVPISVLWVVSQNYAWLAAAQALSGVFWASYELAFFLLFFESIAEEERTSVLTIYNLLNTAAWVSGALVGGALLFHFEMSFNGYLILFALSSLGRLFALPLLLRVPHLIVDSDEMGVRTVAVRPGSASLDTPVLASLPDQIGNDAT
- a CDS encoding peptidase M42; this encodes MRKASNIDEFLHLLRALVREPSVVGVEDAFFRVLRRELEEYPVKVDRYHGLLVAQGSDPDSVYLSAHVDRHGLLCTGPNEFQYAAFIAGNRGELTGDSVSEQFMELIAGRFDGQRVQAHTPYAGSYCGQGQITRSYVCPRRRNLIFELDGLEFLQPGFPVSFLDRLRVDQNLVSAQLDNVVSVAMLIDLIRSGFQGTALFTAGEEAGRSWRFAVEWFQRHDIQTDRLVVLDTSPFSTLDEVAKQEVVLRNRDSMATFDETLTDQLLGLCERLRIRHRFKDRYVELLNLDRDKPLSIGRTELGRIITATDGMVRGTTLQLPTTSYHTASETAETTSIAAMLRLLRNLCGLPEPS